One Gemmatimonadaceae bacterium genomic window carries:
- a CDS encoding amidophosphoribosyltransferase codes for MCGIFGVYGHRDAAALTQLGLYSLQHRGQESAGIVSVDEHGHARVSRAMGLVSEGFAESEMLELTGPVSIGHTRYSTAGASAIENAQPILARVRRGHIALAHNGNLTNAIELRRDLEDDGAIFSSTMDSEVIVHRIARAHGASPEARVAMALDGVEGAYCLLIVLDETVIAARDPHGWRPLVIGKLGDGWVFASESCALDIVGATLEREVQPGEIVAVDAHGIRSLQGFTSAPIHRCVFEHVYFARPDSKVFGGSVDHSRRALGRQLARECPAPGADLVFAVPDSSNSAALGYSEESGIPYEFALIRNHYIGRTFIQPTQAGRDAKVKVKYNPVRELLDGKRVVMVDDSIVRGTTTRGLVSLVRAAGAREVHMRVSSPPIISPCYYGIDTPRRQELIAAQMTHEQLVRHLGVDTLGYLTLDGMLDAMPDGPGGYCHACFSGRYPTATPAEPELLRAGGAQGIPAGIA; via the coding sequence ATGTGTGGCATCTTCGGAGTGTACGGCCATCGCGACGCGGCGGCACTTACCCAACTGGGTCTGTACTCGCTGCAGCATCGCGGACAAGAATCGGCCGGCATTGTGTCGGTCGACGAGCACGGACACGCGCGGGTCAGCCGGGCGATGGGTCTCGTTTCGGAAGGGTTCGCGGAGTCCGAGATGCTGGAACTGACCGGACCCGTCTCGATCGGGCATACGCGGTACAGCACGGCAGGTGCCTCGGCGATCGAAAACGCCCAGCCGATTCTGGCGCGCGTGCGTCGCGGGCACATCGCCCTCGCGCATAACGGCAACCTCACCAATGCCATCGAATTGCGTCGGGATCTCGAGGATGACGGTGCGATCTTCTCGTCCACCATGGATTCCGAAGTCATCGTGCATCGGATCGCGCGCGCACATGGCGCGTCACCGGAGGCGCGGGTCGCCATGGCGCTTGACGGCGTCGAAGGCGCCTACTGCCTGCTGATCGTGCTCGACGAGACCGTCATTGCGGCCCGTGATCCGCACGGCTGGCGTCCGCTCGTCATCGGCAAACTGGGGGACGGGTGGGTGTTCGCGTCGGAGTCGTGCGCGCTCGACATCGTTGGGGCGACCCTCGAGCGCGAAGTGCAGCCCGGTGAGATTGTCGCGGTGGACGCCCACGGCATACGGTCGCTGCAGGGGTTCACGTCGGCACCCATTCATCGATGCGTGTTTGAGCATGTGTACTTTGCCCGACCCGACAGCAAAGTGTTTGGCGGCTCGGTGGATCACTCGCGTCGCGCCTTGGGTCGGCAGTTGGCGCGGGAGTGTCCGGCACCGGGCGCGGATCTCGTGTTCGCCGTGCCGGATTCCTCAAATTCCGCAGCGCTCGGCTATTCCGAGGAGTCCGGGATTCCGTATGAGTTCGCGTTGATCCGAAATCACTATATCGGCCGGACGTTCATTCAGCCGACACAGGCGGGCCGGGATGCCAAGGTCAAGGTGAAGTACAATCCGGTACGCGAGTTGCTGGACGGCAAACGCGTGGTGATGGTCGACGACTCGATCGTGCGCGGCACCACCACGCGCGGACTCGTGTCGCTGGTTCGCGCGGCCGGGGCGCGAGAGGTGCACATGCGCGTCAGCAGTCCCCCCATCATCAGCCCGTGCTACTACGGCATCGACACGCCGCGCCGTCAGGAGTTGATTGCCGCGCAGATGACTCACGAGCAGCTGGTGCGTCATTTGGGCGTGGACACGTTGGGCTACCTGACGCTCGACGGCATGCTGGATGCGATGCCGGACGGCCCGGGTGGCTATTGCCACGCGTGTTTTTCCGGACGGTATCCGACTGCGACGCCGGCGGAGCCGGAACTTTTGCGAGCGGGTGGTGCGCAGGGCATCCCCGCCGGGATTGCCTGA